From a single Opisthocomus hoazin isolate bOpiHoa1 chromosome 6, bOpiHoa1.hap1, whole genome shotgun sequence genomic region:
- the LOC142361592 gene encoding nicotinamide/nicotinic acid mononucleotide adenylyltransferase 2, with product MTETTKTHVILLACGSFNPITKGHIQMFERARDYLHKTGRFIVIGGIVSPVHDSYGKTGLVSSRHRLTMCQLAVQSSDWIRVDPWECYQDTWQTTCSVLEHHRDLMKRVTGCILSNVNTPSITPVIGQPQNESSQTIYQNNNNVSNKPTAAKILGKVGESLSRICCVRPPMERFTFVDENANLGTVMRYEEIELRILLLCGSDLLESFCIPGLWNEADMEVIVGEFGIVVVPRDGADPDRIMNHSSILRKYKNNILVVKDDSNHPMSVVSSTKSRLALQHGDGHVVDYLCQPVIDYILKSQLYINASG from the exons AGCGAGCCCGGGATTACCTGCACAAGACCGGACGCTTCATCGTCATCGGTGGCATTGTCTCACCTGTGCACGACTCCTACGGGAAGACG GGCTTGGTCTCAAGCCGACACCGCCTGACCATGTGCCAACTGGCCGTCCAGTCCTCCGACTGGATCAG GGTGGACCCCTGGGAGTGCTACCAGGACACCTGGCAGACCACCTGCAGCGTGCTGGAGCACCACCGTGACCTGATGAAG AGAGTGACTGGATGCATCCTCTCCAACGTCAACACGCCCTCCATCACCCCTGTGATCGGCCAGCCCCAGAACGAGTCCTCACAGACCATCTACCAGAACAACAACAACGTCTCCAACAAGCCCACCGCGG CAAAGATCCTGGGGAAGGTGGGAGAAAGCCTGAGCCGGATTTGCTGCGTTCGCCCGCCCATGGAGCGCTTCACCTTTGTGG ATGAAAATGCCAACTTGGGGACGGTGATGAGATACGAGGAGATCG AGCTTCGCATCTTACTGCTCTGCGGCAGTGACCTGCTGGAGTCCTTCTGCATCCCCGGTCTCTGGAACGAGGCAGAT ATGGAGGTGATAGTCGGGGAGTTTGGGATCGTGGTGGTGCCCCGGGATGGAGCAGACCCCGACCGGATCATGAACCACTCCTCCATACTCCGCAAGTACAAA AACAACATCCTGGTGGTGAAGGACGACTCCAACCACCCCATGTCGGTCGTCAGCTCCACCAAAAGCAG ACTGGCCCTGCAGCATGGGGACGGACACGTCGTGGATTACCTCTGCCAGCCCGTCATCGACTACATCCTGAAGAGCCAGCTCTACATCAACGCCTCCGGCTAA